One Tolypothrix bouteillei VB521301 DNA window includes the following coding sequences:
- the petJ gene encoding cytochrome c6 PetJ, which produces MKKVLLVVFAIAVLVIFTFTSSVLAAETSNGAQIFKDNCASCHIGGGNILIGEKNLKKEALLSYLENFETDSIQAIVYQVQNGKNAMPPFKGKLSESEILQVAAYVFQKAEQGW; this is translated from the coding sequence TTGAAAAAAGTGTTATTGGTTGTGTTCGCGATCGCAGTATTAGTTATATTTACGTTTACGAGTTCAGTTCTTGCAGCCGAAACGTCCAATGGTGCTCAAATTTTTAAAGATAACTGTGCTTCTTGTCATATAGGTGGAGGAAACATCCTTATTGGCGAAAAAAATTTAAAAAAGGAAGCTTTATTAAGTTATCTGGAAAATTTTGAAACCGATTCCATTCAAGCGATTGTTTATCAAGTACAAAATGGTAAAAATGCCATGCCTCCTTTTAAAGGAAAATTAAGCGAATCAGAAATTTTACAGGTTGCTGCTTATGTTTTCCAAAAAGCCGAACAAGGCTGGTAA